A genomic region of Pseudoxanthomonas suwonensis contains the following coding sequences:
- a CDS encoding nuclear transport factor 2 family protein produces the protein MTHRIPIGLLLATLALAAAPSSADETAEDANAGLRATIARLDHDVFDAFNRCADPAELDRHAGYFDPAVEFYHDTGGVTWSREAMLENTRRYACGNFTREVVPGSLRVYPVPGFGAIAQGGHRFCQAATGTCEGLADFTMVWRLDDGQWRITRVLSYGHRSAAGQ, from the coding sequence ATGACGCACCGGATCCCGATCGGCCTGCTGCTGGCCACGCTGGCACTGGCAGCGGCGCCATCGTCGGCGGACGAAACCGCGGAGGACGCCAACGCCGGCCTCCGCGCCACCATCGCCCGGCTCGACCACGACGTGTTCGACGCCTTCAACCGATGCGCCGATCCGGCGGAACTGGACCGGCACGCAGGCTATTTCGATCCGGCCGTCGAGTTCTACCACGACACCGGGGGCGTGACCTGGTCACGCGAGGCGATGCTCGAGAACACCCGCCGCTACGCCTGCGGAAACTTCACCCGCGAGGTGGTACCCGGCAGCCTGCGGGTCTACCCGGTGCCCGGCTTCGGCGCGATCGCGCAGGGCGGACACCGCTTTTGCCAGGCTGCGACCGGCACCTGCGAGGGCCTGGCAGACTTCACCATGGTCTGGCGGCTCGACGACGGGCAGTGGCGCATCACCCGCGTGCTCAGCTACGGCCACCGCAGCGCCGCGGGCCAATAG
- a CDS encoding ABC transporter permease, with protein sequence MFAYYCNLALRSFRRDKALTALMVVAIALGIGACMTTLTVFHVLSGDPIPGKSDRLFYVQLDPEDMQGYTPGEEPAEQVTRYDAEALLREKRGTRQAMMTGGGISVTPGREGLAPFVSDARYTTADFFQMFDVPLLHGGGWSAREDEAHARVAVISRALNERVFGGGNSVGKQLRIDQTDFTVVGVVDEWRPTPRFYDMNSDRYGELEDVFLPFSTSRDLQMGRNGSMSCWGDSDGDSTGVNAPCVWIQYWVELDSPEKAAAYRDYLVNYSDQQRTAGRYKRPTNVRLRNVMEWLDFNRVVPNDVVMQLWLGFGFLLVCLVNTVGLLLAKFLRRGSEIGVRRALGASRGAIFTQCLVEAGAIGVAGGILGLGLSLLGLWAVRQQPASYAELAHLDLGMLLLTFVVAIVASVLAGLLPAWRAMQVTPAIQLKSQ encoded by the coding sequence ATGTTCGCCTACTACTGCAACCTGGCCCTGCGCAGCTTCCGCCGCGACAAGGCCTTGACCGCCTTGATGGTGGTCGCCATCGCCTTGGGCATCGGCGCGTGCATGACCACGCTGACCGTGTTCCACGTGCTGTCCGGCGACCCGATTCCGGGCAAGAGCGACCGGCTGTTCTACGTGCAGCTGGACCCGGAGGACATGCAGGGCTACACCCCGGGCGAGGAACCGGCCGAACAGGTCACCCGCTACGACGCCGAGGCCCTGCTGCGTGAGAAGCGCGGCACCCGCCAGGCGATGATGACCGGCGGCGGCATCTCGGTCACGCCCGGGCGCGAGGGCCTGGCCCCGTTCGTGTCCGACGCGCGCTACACCACGGCCGACTTCTTCCAGATGTTCGATGTCCCGTTGCTCCATGGCGGCGGCTGGAGTGCGAGGGAAGACGAGGCGCACGCCCGCGTGGCGGTGATCTCCAGGGCCCTGAACGAGCGCGTCTTCGGTGGCGGCAACAGCGTCGGCAAGCAGCTTCGCATCGACCAGACCGACTTCACCGTGGTCGGCGTGGTCGACGAATGGCGGCCGACGCCGCGCTTCTACGACATGAACAGCGACCGCTATGGCGAGCTGGAGGACGTGTTCCTGCCTTTCAGCACCTCGCGCGACCTGCAGATGGGCCGCAACGGCAGCATGAGCTGCTGGGGCGACAGCGATGGTGACTCCACCGGCGTCAACGCGCCCTGCGTGTGGATCCAGTACTGGGTGGAACTGGACTCGCCGGAGAAGGCGGCCGCCTACCGCGACTACCTGGTCAACTACTCCGACCAGCAGCGCACCGCCGGCCGCTACAAGCGCCCGACCAACGTGCGCCTGCGCAACGTGATGGAGTGGCTGGATTTCAACCGGGTGGTGCCCAACGACGTGGTGATGCAGCTGTGGCTGGGCTTCGGCTTCCTGCTGGTGTGCCTGGTCAACACGGTGGGCCTGCTGCTGGCCAAGTTCCTGCGCCGCGGCAGCGAGATCGGCGTGCGCCGTGCCCTGGGCGCCTCGCGCGGGGCGATCTTCACCCAGTGCCTGGTCGAAGCCGGTGCGATCGGCGTGGCCGGCGGCATCCTCGGCCTGGGCCTGTCGCTGCTGGGACTGTGGGCGGTGCGCCAGCAGCCGGCCAGCTACGCCGAACTGGCCCACCTGGACCTGGGCATGCTGCTGCTGACCTTCGTCGTGGCCATCGTCGCCAGCGTGCTGGCGGGCCTGCTGCCGGCCTGGCGGGCGATGCAGGTGACGCCGGCGATCCAGCTCAAGAGTCAGTGA
- a CDS encoding ABC transporter permease, which produces MDIRPILSTLMRHKTAASLIVAEIALTCAIICNALFMISDRLDQIREVSGLAENELVRVQITSIGSDADQSARTRTDLASLRALPGVKDATILNQVPFVNSSWNSGVRLNREQQQSTLSATTYMAEDQFIETLGLKLVAGRDFTPDEFVEFENFDLPGVSPLIPSAIITRSMAEKLFPGEDAVGKTFYSWSEQPTRVIGVVEHLVRPSQMGGPTAREYSMVFPLRPHYNLGGNYVIRTDPERRAEVLEAAKATLQANGADRIILEENTKTFEQLRHEYYQAPRAMAWLLGIVCVALLLITALGIIGLASFWVQQRTKQIGVRRALGATRGQILRYFQTENFLLASIGIALGMLLAFAINQLLMGKYEMARLPLLYLPAGAVLLWGLGQLAVFAPARRAASIPPAVATRSV; this is translated from the coding sequence ATGGACATCCGACCGATCCTTTCCACCCTGATGCGGCACAAGACCGCCGCCTCGTTGATCGTGGCCGAGATCGCGCTGACCTGCGCGATCATCTGCAACGCCCTGTTCATGATCAGCGACCGCCTCGACCAGATCCGCGAGGTCAGCGGCCTGGCCGAGAACGAGCTGGTCCGCGTGCAGATCACCAGCATCGGCAGCGATGCCGACCAGTCTGCGCGCACCCGCACCGACCTGGCTTCGCTGCGTGCGCTGCCCGGGGTGAAGGACGCGACCATCCTCAACCAGGTTCCGTTCGTCAATTCCTCGTGGAACAGCGGCGTGCGCCTGAACCGGGAACAGCAGCAGTCCACCCTGAGCGCGACCACGTACATGGCCGAGGACCAGTTCATCGAGACCCTGGGCCTGAAGCTGGTGGCCGGCCGCGACTTCACCCCGGACGAATTCGTCGAATTCGAGAATTTCGACCTGCCCGGAGTCTCGCCGCTCATCCCGTCCGCGATCATCACCCGTTCCATGGCCGAGAAGCTGTTCCCGGGCGAGGATGCGGTCGGCAAGACGTTCTACAGCTGGAGCGAGCAGCCGACCCGCGTCATCGGCGTGGTCGAGCACCTGGTCCGGCCCAGCCAGATGGGCGGCCCGACCGCACGCGAGTACTCGATGGTGTTCCCGCTGCGCCCGCACTACAACCTGGGCGGCAACTACGTGATCCGCACCGATCCGGAGCGCCGCGCCGAGGTGCTGGAGGCGGCCAAGGCCACGCTGCAGGCCAACGGCGCCGACCGGATCATCCTGGAGGAGAACACCAAGACCTTCGAGCAGCTGCGCCACGAGTACTACCAGGCGCCGCGCGCCATGGCCTGGCTGCTGGGCATCGTCTGCGTGGCGCTGCTGCTGATCACCGCGCTGGGCATCATCGGCCTGGCCAGCTTCTGGGTGCAGCAGCGGACCAAGCAGATCGGCGTGCGCCGCGCGCTGGGCGCCACCCGCGGCCAGATCCTGCGCTACTTCCAGACCGAGAACTTCCTGCTGGCTTCCATCGGCATCGCGCTGGGCATGCTGCTCGCTTTCGCGATCAACCAGCTGCTGATGGGCAAGTACGAGATGGCGCGGCTGCCGCTGCTGTACCTGCCGGCCGGCGCGGTGCTGCTGTGGGGCCTGGGCCAGCTGGCGGTGTTCGCCCCGGCCAGGCGCGCGGCCTCGATCCCGCCGGCGGTAGCCACCCGCAGTGTCTGA
- a CDS encoding efflux RND transporter periplasmic adaptor subunit gives MIPDTSAQDRPLSASAHRPAWRRWLWPAVAAAAVLALLAWVVAGWGAGSRSYDASRIRIAEVKRGDLVRDISADGRVITANSPTLYAIAGGTVALKVVAGDAVEKDQELAVIDSPELRSKLVQEESTLASMEAEASRAQLDARIATLNARKALDQAQIEHTAAQRDLERYERAHAGGAVSNNELARAQDELKKAQIGLQTARSDAGLQGQGAALDARNKRLLADRQQAVVAELQRQVGALTLRAPFDGQVGQVQIAQGTNVAINAPILGVVDLSEFEVEIRVPESFARDLAIGVPAQVTSQGTRYPAKVSAVSPEVVNGEVTARLRFEEGQQPPGLRQNQRLSARIVLDTRENVLMVERGPFVEQDGGRWAWVVDGRSANRRPIQAGASSLGHVEIVSGLKEGDRIVVSGTDQFGDAERVAIN, from the coding sequence ATGATCCCCGACACCTCCGCCCAGGACCGCCCGCTCTCCGCTTCCGCGCACCGCCCGGCCTGGCGCCGCTGGCTGTGGCCGGCTGTGGCCGCGGCGGCGGTGCTGGCGCTGCTGGCCTGGGTGGTCGCGGGCTGGGGCGCCGGCTCGCGCTCCTACGACGCGTCGCGGATCCGCATCGCCGAGGTCAAGCGCGGCGACCTGGTCCGCGACATCTCCGCCGACGGCCGGGTGATCACCGCCAACAGCCCGACCCTGTACGCGATCGCCGGCGGCACGGTGGCGCTGAAGGTGGTGGCCGGCGACGCGGTCGAGAAGGACCAGGAGCTGGCGGTGATCGACAGCCCCGAGTTGCGCAGCAAGCTGGTGCAGGAGGAATCGACCCTGGCCAGCATGGAAGCCGAGGCCAGCCGCGCGCAGCTGGACGCGCGGATCGCCACCCTCAACGCACGCAAGGCGCTGGACCAGGCCCAGATCGAGCACACCGCCGCGCAGCGCGACCTGGAACGCTACGAACGCGCCCACGCCGGCGGCGCGGTCTCCAACAACGAACTGGCCCGCGCCCAGGACGAGCTGAAAAAGGCGCAGATCGGCCTGCAGACCGCGCGCAGCGACGCCGGCCTGCAGGGCCAGGGCGCAGCCCTGGACGCGCGCAACAAGCGCCTGCTCGCCGACCGCCAGCAGGCGGTGGTGGCCGAACTGCAGCGCCAGGTCGGTGCGTTGACCCTGCGCGCCCCGTTCGACGGCCAGGTCGGCCAGGTGCAGATCGCCCAGGGCACCAACGTGGCGATCAATGCCCCGATCCTCGGCGTGGTCGACCTGAGCGAGTTCGAGGTCGAGATCCGCGTGCCGGAAAGCTTCGCCCGCGACCTCGCCATCGGCGTGCCGGCACAGGTGACCAGCCAGGGCACCCGCTACCCGGCCAAGGTCTCGGCGGTGTCGCCGGAAGTGGTCAACGGCGAGGTCACCGCGCGCCTGCGCTTCGAGGAGGGCCAGCAGCCGCCGGGCCTGCGCCAGAACCAGCGCCTGTCGGCGCGGATCGTGCTCGATACCCGCGAGAACGTGCTGATGGTCGAGCGCGGCCCGTTCGTCGAGCAGGACGGCGGCCGCTGGGCCTGGGTGGTGGACGGCCGCAGCGCCAACCGCCGCCCGATCCAGGCCGGCGCCAGCAGCCTGGGCCACGTGGAGATCGTCTCCGGCCTGAAGGAAGGCGACCGCATCGTCGTCTCCGGCACCGACCAGTTCGGCGACGCCGAGCGCGTCGCGATCAACTAG
- the glmS gene encoding glutamine--fructose-6-phosphate transaminase (isomerizing): MCGIVGAIADRDVVPVLVEGLKRLEYRGYDSSGIAVADVTSVRRVRRTGRVAEMEQAAAAEGFGGVLGIGHTRWATHGGVTEANAHPHISHGDLALVHNGIIENHEQQRERLTALGYVFESQTDTEVIAHLIHHHMAQGRDLLAALQAAAKELTGAYALAVLSRSEPDRLVCARMGCPLLVGLGEGENFVASDVSAIVSATRRVIFLEEGDTAELTRAGVRVFDLDDREVAREVHVSDVSLASLELGPYRHFMQKEIHEQPRAIADTVEAAIDAGGFEPTLFGAKAESVLREVTGVQILACGTSYYAGLTARYWIEAIAGLPCAVEIASEYRYREAYADPNHLIVTISQSGETLDTMEALKYAKSLGHRHTLSICNVPESAIPRASGLVCYTRAGAEIGVASTKAFTTQLAALFQLTVVLGKLHGKVTPEQEADYLEQLRHLPGSVQHALNLEPQIQVWAERFAGKHNALFLGRGLHYPIALEGALKLKEISYIHAEAYPAGELKHGPLALVDVDMPVVVIAPNDRLLEKVKSNMQEVRARGGELFVFADQDSHFSESEGVHVIRTPRHAGVLSPVIHTIPVQLLAYHTALARGTDVDKPRNLAKSVTVE, encoded by the coding sequence ATGTGCGGCATCGTCGGCGCGATCGCGGATCGCGATGTGGTCCCGGTCCTGGTCGAGGGCCTCAAGCGCCTGGAATACCGCGGCTATGACTCCTCCGGGATCGCCGTGGCCGATGTCACCAGCGTGCGCCGGGTGCGCCGCACCGGGCGCGTGGCCGAAATGGAGCAGGCCGCGGCGGCCGAGGGCTTCGGCGGCGTGCTCGGCATCGGCCATACCCGCTGGGCCACGCACGGCGGGGTGACCGAGGCCAATGCGCATCCGCACATCAGCCACGGCGACCTGGCCCTGGTCCACAACGGCATCATCGAGAACCACGAGCAGCAGCGCGAGCGCCTGACTGCGCTGGGCTACGTGTTCGAGTCGCAGACCGACACCGAGGTCATCGCCCACCTGATCCACCACCACATGGCGCAGGGCCGGGACCTGCTCGCCGCGCTGCAGGCGGCGGCGAAGGAACTGACCGGCGCCTACGCGCTGGCCGTGCTCAGCCGCTCCGAGCCGGACCGGCTGGTCTGCGCGCGGATGGGCTGCCCGCTGCTGGTCGGCCTGGGCGAGGGCGAGAACTTCGTCGCCTCGGACGTGTCGGCGATTGTTTCGGCCACGCGCCGGGTGATCTTCCTGGAGGAGGGCGACACCGCCGAGCTGACCCGCGCCGGGGTGCGCGTGTTCGACCTGGACGACCGCGAAGTCGCGCGCGAGGTACACGTGTCCGACGTGTCGCTGGCCTCGCTGGAACTGGGTCCGTACCGGCACTTCATGCAGAAGGAGATCCACGAGCAGCCGCGCGCCATCGCCGACACCGTCGAGGCGGCGATCGACGCCGGCGGCTTCGAGCCGACCCTGTTCGGCGCCAAGGCCGAGAGCGTGCTGCGCGAGGTCACCGGCGTGCAGATCCTGGCCTGCGGCACCAGCTACTACGCCGGCCTGACCGCGCGCTACTGGATCGAGGCCATCGCCGGCTTGCCGTGTGCGGTGGAGATCGCCAGCGAGTACCGCTACCGGGAGGCATACGCGGACCCGAACCACCTGATCGTCACCATCTCCCAGTCCGGCGAAACCCTGGACACGATGGAGGCGCTCAAGTACGCCAAGTCGCTGGGCCACCGCCATACCCTGTCGATCTGCAACGTGCCCGAGAGCGCGATCCCGCGCGCCAGCGGGCTGGTCTGCTACACCCGCGCCGGCGCCGAGATCGGCGTGGCCTCGACCAAGGCCTTCACCACCCAGCTGGCCGCGCTGTTCCAGCTGACCGTGGTGCTGGGCAAGCTGCACGGCAAGGTCACGCCGGAACAAGAAGCGGATTACCTCGAGCAGCTGCGCCACCTGCCCGGCAGCGTGCAGCACGCGCTCAACCTGGAACCGCAGATCCAGGTCTGGGCCGAGCGCTTCGCCGGCAAGCACAACGCGCTGTTCCTCGGCCGCGGCCTGCACTACCCGATCGCGCTGGAAGGCGCGCTCAAGCTCAAGGAGATCTCCTACATCCACGCCGAGGCCTACCCGGCCGGCGAGCTCAAGCACGGGCCGCTGGCGCTGGTGGACGTGGACATGCCGGTGGTGGTGATCGCACCCAACGACCGCCTGCTGGAGAAGGTGAAGTCGAACATGCAGGAAGTGCGCGCCCGCGGCGGCGAACTGTTCGTGTTCGCCGACCAGGACAGCCACTTCAGCGAGTCCGAGGGCGTGCACGTGATCCGCACGCCGCGCCACGCCGGCGTGCTCAGTCCGGTGATCCATACCATCCCGGTGCAGCTGCTGGCCTACCACACCGCCCTGGCCCGCGGCACCGACGTGGACAAGCCGCGCAACCTGGCCAAGTCGGTGACGGTGGAGTAG
- a CDS encoding ABC transporter ATP-binding protein, with protein sequence MLEMRQVSKIYRTAMVETHALRSLDLHVREGEFVAVTGPSGSGKTTFLNIAGLLETFTEGDYLLDGDNVRGLSDDARSRLRNHKIGFIFQGFNLIPDLNLFDNVDVPLRYRGLSAADRKARIEKALTQVGLSSRMKHYPAELSGGQQQRVAIARALAGEPKLLLADEPTGNLDSQMARGVMELLEQINAAGTTIVMVTHDPELAARAQRNVHIVDGVATDLSVEPNLARLARNDAAASDATA encoded by the coding sequence ATGCTGGAAATGCGCCAGGTCTCCAAGATCTACCGGACCGCGATGGTCGAAACCCACGCGCTGCGCTCGCTCGACCTGCACGTGCGCGAGGGCGAATTCGTCGCGGTCACCGGCCCGTCCGGCTCGGGCAAGACCACCTTCCTCAACATCGCCGGCCTGCTGGAGACCTTCACCGAGGGCGATTACCTGCTCGACGGCGACAACGTGCGCGGCCTGTCCGACGACGCGCGCAGCCGCCTGCGCAACCACAAGATCGGCTTCATCTTCCAGGGCTTCAACCTGATCCCGGACCTGAACCTGTTCGACAACGTCGACGTGCCACTGCGCTACCGCGGCCTGTCCGCCGCCGACCGCAAGGCGCGGATCGAGAAGGCGCTGACCCAGGTCGGCCTGTCCTCGCGGATGAAGCATTACCCGGCCGAACTGTCCGGCGGCCAGCAGCAGCGCGTGGCGATCGCCCGCGCTCTGGCCGGCGAACCGAAGCTGCTGCTGGCCGACGAACCGACCGGCAACCTCGACTCGCAGATGGCACGCGGGGTGATGGAACTGCTCGAGCAGATCAACGCCGCCGGCACCACCATCGTCATGGTCACCCACGACCCGGAACTGGCCGCGCGCGCGCAGCGCAACGTGCACATCGTCGATGGCGTGGCCACCGACCTGTCGGTCGAGCCGAACCTGGCCCGGCTGGCACGCAACGACGCCGCCGCGTCCGACGCCACCGCCTGA
- a CDS encoding sigma-54-dependent transcriptional regulator has translation MSTILVIDDNPAVATALEVLFSLHDIATLHAASPAAGLALLDGEAVDLVIQDMNFTADTTSGDEGRALFAAIRERHPDLPVVLLTAWTHLESAVELIKAGAADYVAKPWQDAKLLATVNNLLELADARRELDQRRDGERRRRDDLARRYDLRGAVFADPASERVVALACQVARSDLPVLITGPNGSGKEKIAEIIQANSTVKEGPFVTVNCGALPAELIEAELFGAEAGAYTGANKAREGKFEAADGGTLFLDEIGNLPPAGQMKLLRVLETGRFARLGSNRERQVKVRVVSATNAELPAMIRDGTFREDLYYRLNTIELAMPPLAERPGDILPLAERFGDGGKPLSAPAATALQRHPWPGNVRELRNVVQRAQLLATGPRIEVADLGLPRAPAARGGPAQEPGREQIEAALERAGGVIAQAAAELGMSRQALYRRMERHGLKPA, from the coding sequence ATGTCCACGATCCTGGTCATCGACGACAACCCCGCCGTCGCCACCGCGCTGGAAGTGCTGTTCTCGCTGCACGACATCGCCACCCTGCACGCGGCCTCGCCCGCGGCGGGGCTGGCGCTGCTCGACGGCGAAGCCGTGGACCTGGTGATCCAGGATATGAACTTCACCGCCGACACCACTTCCGGCGACGAGGGCCGCGCGCTGTTTGCCGCGATCCGCGAGCGCCACCCGGACCTGCCGGTGGTGCTGTTGACCGCCTGGACCCACCTGGAAAGCGCGGTGGAGCTGATCAAGGCCGGTGCCGCCGACTACGTGGCCAAGCCCTGGCAGGACGCCAAGCTGCTGGCCACGGTCAACAACCTGCTGGAACTGGCCGATGCGCGGCGCGAGCTGGACCAGCGCCGCGACGGCGAACGCCGCCGCCGCGACGACTTGGCCCGGCGCTACGACCTGCGCGGCGCGGTATTCGCCGACCCGGCCAGCGAGCGCGTGGTCGCGCTGGCCTGCCAGGTCGCCCGCTCGGACCTGCCGGTGCTGATCACCGGCCCCAACGGCAGCGGCAAGGAGAAGATCGCCGAGATCATCCAGGCCAACTCCACGGTCAAGGAGGGTCCGTTCGTCACCGTGAACTGCGGCGCGCTGCCGGCCGAGCTGATCGAGGCCGAGTTGTTCGGCGCCGAGGCCGGCGCCTACACCGGCGCCAACAAGGCGCGCGAGGGCAAGTTCGAGGCCGCCGACGGCGGCACCCTGTTCCTGGACGAGATCGGCAACCTGCCCCCGGCCGGGCAGATGAAGCTGCTGCGGGTGCTGGAGACCGGCCGCTTCGCCCGGCTGGGTTCCAACCGCGAGCGCCAGGTCAAGGTGCGGGTGGTCAGTGCGACCAACGCCGAACTGCCGGCGATGATCCGCGACGGCACGTTCCGCGAAGACCTGTACTACCGGCTCAACACCATCGAGCTGGCGATGCCGCCGCTGGCCGAGCGCCCCGGCGACATCCTGCCGCTGGCCGAGCGCTTCGGCGACGGCGGCAAGCCGTTGTCCGCGCCGGCCGCCACCGCCCTGCAGCGGCACCCGTGGCCGGGCAACGTGCGCGAGCTGCGCAACGTGGTCCAGCGCGCGCAGCTGCTGGCCACCGGTCCGCGGATCGAAGTCGCCGACCTGGGCCTGCCGCGGGCGCCGGCCGCGCGCGGCGGCCCGGCGCAGGAGCCCGGGCGCGAGCAGATCGAAGCGGCGCTGGAACGCGCCGGCGGCGTGATCGCCCAGGCCGCGGCCGAACTGGGCATGAGCCGGCAGGCGCTTTACCGGCGCATGGAGCGCCACGGCCTCAAGCCCGCATGA
- a CDS encoding DNA cytosine methyltransferase, giving the protein MAAGWQGLFGVECHRDAFKTLSHNLLSSKSGHDTYSWPEWLEQKPWMVSDLISKHEKDLLRLRGSVDAVVGGPPCQGFSTAGKRRKTDARNQLYLEYLKFVEILQPRIVLLENVKGITIGFPSGRGKSKPTSDQILAGLTSLGYVAFPRNLCSSDFGVAQRRNRFFLVGVRAECLRGDPYELLEEVRADFLAARGLRVGVEVGVADVLSDLEIESNVLVPSVDTKGFQQVAYKGPKTNYQRLLNGGCTAPDGLRIPRHGKPVVARNRRLLRTVRRGVSLNETDRAKFGMKKAHLVVLDPKRPAPTLTTLPDDLIHYSEPRVLTVRESARLQSFPDWYSFQGPYTTGGNRRRNACPKYTQVGNAVSPWVAECLGKMLAAYLATPATNESHRAEKAKGASQAAQGVVSASRSRASLA; this is encoded by the coding sequence ATGGCGGCCGGCTGGCAAGGCCTATTTGGCGTTGAGTGCCACCGAGACGCATTTAAGACCCTCTCGCACAACCTCCTGAGCTCGAAGTCCGGCCACGACACCTATAGCTGGCCTGAGTGGCTCGAGCAGAAACCATGGATGGTCAGCGATCTGATCTCCAAGCACGAGAAGGATCTCCTCCGTCTCCGGGGGAGCGTGGATGCCGTGGTTGGTGGTCCACCGTGCCAAGGCTTTTCGACAGCGGGCAAGCGGCGGAAGACCGACGCGAGAAATCAGCTGTATCTCGAGTACTTGAAGTTCGTCGAAATCCTCCAGCCGCGGATTGTCCTCTTGGAAAACGTCAAGGGGATCACGATCGGTTTTCCTTCGGGTAGAGGCAAGAGCAAGCCTACGTCCGACCAGATACTCGCTGGTCTCACGAGTCTTGGATATGTCGCGTTCCCGAGAAATCTGTGCTCTTCGGATTTCGGCGTCGCTCAGCGCCGCAATAGATTCTTCTTGGTTGGCGTACGCGCCGAGTGCCTTCGCGGTGATCCATACGAATTACTAGAAGAAGTGCGCGCGGACTTCTTGGCTGCGCGAGGACTCCGCGTCGGCGTGGAAGTTGGTGTTGCGGATGTCCTTTCCGACCTGGAGATCGAAAGCAACGTGCTGGTTCCTTCTGTAGACACGAAGGGTTTCCAACAGGTCGCATACAAGGGGCCAAAAACCAACTATCAGCGCCTGTTGAACGGCGGATGCACCGCTCCCGACGGGCTAAGAATTCCGCGTCATGGAAAGCCTGTCGTCGCTAGGAACCGCCGGCTATTGCGCACCGTTAGGCGGGGAGTTTCGCTCAATGAAACTGATCGCGCGAAGTTCGGAATGAAGAAGGCACATCTGGTAGTGTTGGATCCGAAGCGTCCAGCTCCAACGTTGACGACGCTGCCCGACGACCTCATTCATTACTCTGAACCCCGCGTCCTCACGGTGAGGGAAAGTGCCCGACTGCAGTCTTTCCCGGACTGGTATTCGTTCCAGGGGCCCTACACGACGGGTGGAAACAGGCGACGCAACGCATGCCCGAAGTACACTCAAGTCGGAAACGCTGTGTCGCCCTGGGTAGCAGAATGCCTTGGAAAAATGCTAGCCGCCTATCTTGCTACGCCTGCTACAAATGAGTCACATCGAGCAGAAAAGGCTAAAGGCGCTTCGCAGGCGGCTCAGGGCGTGGTTTCAGCGTCGAGGTCGCGCGCTTCCTTGGCGTGA